The segment gggcattgtttctgatagcaacgtttcgtgcattttgcatgataggtcccctttaaggccCCCTTTAAGACTTTAAAAACGAAACCCATTTTCTCCAGGATAAATACTATTCTGTCTCTGATCTGATCTTCTAGTCCCCTCAAGGTCTTGTAGTGCTTTAATTACTAAATAACCAACATAACAACATCAATAAAGCCTCACAaaccccttctctctctctctctctgtctctctctctctctctctctctctctctctctctctctctctctctctctctcctgcaggATCACGCCGACATCGAGTGGAAGTTTGCTCGCACCAAACTGTGGATGAGTTACTTTGACGAGGGCGGCACGCTGCCCCCCCCCTTCAACATCATCCCCTCCCCCAAATCCATCCTCTTCCTGCTGCTGTGGCTCCACAACAAGCTGTGCAGGGGGGGCGGCCCCGCAGGCGAGCACTCGCACAAGTGTGAGAACCTGCGGGAGTTCACGGTAAGAGAACAAACAATGTTTTCTTCGTATGTCTATATATAATACTTCTATTcttatttgtatatttatttttcctttGTATTGCACATTCCTATCTTAAACTCATATGTTTATATTCATATGTGTGAGGAAGCTTTGCAAGGCCTCTCTTAGCATATCTCCTAGTAGTATTCCCAGTTACATTTATACACGCCTCAGAGAAACGATATTTTAATCATGCGTTCCTGAAAAAACGCGACTGTAATATTAGATTTGGATTCGTTGTGACCGACTGCAGCTCTGGACTCTCGCTCCACTTCAGAATAAAACTCCCCGAGTCGCGAACCCGAAGgagaaacatttatttattcatgtgcaGACTAATACTCTGCCATCTGCCGTCACTGAAGCGTCACGCAAACAAGCTGCGATCctccaaaacaacaacaacaacaacccatATGCTAAAACTCATGTTAACAAGTCGCCGAGGACTCTGTGCACGAGGCTGAGGGTTCAGAGAGGAACGAGTTCACAAACGTGACGGCTCTGCAGGGAAAACGTGCTTTAGATCTCTCGTTTGATGATAACGTGCCACAGGAAACATGAGAAGCGAAATATGTCTGTCACTGGTTTTCTTTACATATAACTCAGAGTCCTCCGTTTTATTCAGCTATAAGTACAAGCATTAAAAACTGCTCTTTCTAAtgagggatgtaacgataccaaaaactcacggtacgataatatcgcgttaacaagtccacggtacggtatttatcgccatattgaatttttttttttttttaaatgtttttactttgaaaatgtttctttattacataataaatctgatttgtacagcatgttAGTAGGAtggcagtattttaaagtgtcaaaaacaaagtgacagtaacagactggaacaagaaaaccagtgttTTTGTACCTATAGTACTACCAAGCAAagtaggcattttctttgtgccactgcatctcacaaataaacaaggacatttaacaatcagaccctgcaataaaataaatcaagtaactcaactcaaactcactaagtcactcactcagcatcatcagacaggtttttaggaatatgagaatgtccacatttccaggtatttataagctgggatgtttgggcgtttacaatatcccctgctctggAAAGAACTCTCTCGCTCGGTGCTGATGTTGCcgggacagcagaggtcgcgttaaccgaatattttatttaacaatgacggaacaatgtgaaagcagtctgtcattttgacggattagaacaaactcggaacagcgccaacgtttccccgcagcgaggctctggtgttatgctgtggtatgcatgccctccaaaaggaaaCGATGtagtttccaaaccgtactttgccgtacagatCAACACATGTCTGGGAGGTTTTGTTTAATGCCGTGCGCGgacattttacgatcctgtctgtcaaaatgacggacagcgaaaaggtctaacgccacctcagtgggacggagaggtatgctttggccatgggtgacagcagtgggtcaaactgtgcattgtctcttcACCACTTCAAGAACAATACCGTTGTTggcaagaaggtgaggcttattgacagagatatagatatactgttggtacttgtcaaagtctctaggtgtgtaaatgtagccctgtacatacgctgtccttttgtgttctgtttGTGTTGCtaccatgttggacaggtctctcttgaaaaagagatcaatgttCTCAATGAgaccatctggttaaataaaggtttaaaacaaataattacatttttatttttttaaatcgccgtagattttgtcagtcttTGGACgtttatttatcgcgatattctgtatatcgttacatccctatttcTAATATGTGTTCTCTGTTTTATTAAAAGAAAGACAACTTCTGACTTAACGGCTCATAATAGGACCAATAAATAAtggaatataataaaatataaacgcGGCTTTATATCTCTCCGTTTGAAAAGTGCCTCAGAAGACATGAGGAGCTCAGTTAATATTACAGCTTTAGAATACTGAGCAAAATATGTCCCAAACTGTCACTGCTTTCCTCACCACTTTAATTACACACTACTCTGTTGTAGTAAAACATATATAACTTTTGACGTTACATATGAATTGGGCTCATGCTGATACTAAACAGCTCTTATTAAGAGATGACCAATACATAATGGTTTggaatacaatgcatattttttgaGTATCAACATTTCCTTTGTTTAGTCAAAGTGCTGTAGTATAAGCAATGGATTTAGCTTTCTCAATTTAAGAAACACGAATCGAAAACAACGAATGGGACTAGCTTTTAAAGAGGACTTATAATGCGAGTGTTGCGTACTGAATACAAGTTTGAAAAGTAACTCAAGTTTGAAAAGAAAAGAAGTGGAACATTCAGAGTGAGGAGAGAAgtgataaataaatatatttgaaGAGAAACACAGTCAGACATCAGCTGTGCGTCTGCGAGCAAACACATCCAACAGTCAGTCAtctggagacacacacacacacccacaccacacacacacacacacacacacacacacacacacacacacacacacacacacacacacacacacacgcactgagTACAGCTGGCATGTTCACCTCAGCTGGAGTCGGCTGAGTTATATAAGTATATAAACCAGCCCACACGAGTTCACACAGAGATCTGATCAagggagagagagtgtgtgtgtgtgtgtgtgtgtgtgtgtgtgtgtgtgtgtgtgtgtgtgtgtgtgtgtgtgtgtgtgtgtgtgtgtgtgtgtgtgtgtgtgtgtgtgtgtgtgtgtgtgtgtgtgtgtgtgtgtgtgtgtgtgtgtgtgtgtgtgtgtgtgtgtgtgtgtgtgtgtgtgtgtgtgtgtgtgtgtggaatgcAGGTTTTTAGCAGAGTTAGGTactttttgtttatttgtgCAAAACATCTATTCGTGACTTTCTGCATATTATAATCGATCGGGCAAATCGATCGACCGCTGCACCTCCTCTTGTTTACGTTTGATGATATTTTGTTTTCCAGTGACTTGTATCGACTGTTATGGATTAAACCATTCTTGAAGATAGAAGAAAAAGATGGGAAGACTTAATATAATTAATGTTTAAAGCCTTCAGCATCTTATACTTTTCTAATGAAACGGGCTGTATTGTTGAGGAAACAAAGCGGAAGGTAAAATATTGCCTTAAACTGTAATAAAATATGCATTAAAAGAACTTCAAAAGGAAGGGAAAAGTGTCCAATCGGCTGTCCGTCATTTAGGAGAACCCCATAAACAACCGGAGGAACATCCTGCAGGAAAAGCAGCTTTTTGCAACCCATAGATAAATGCTTGAATCACGTGTTTCAGAAGACGATACTTCTTGAATGCACATTTATCCCACTTTCTGTTTCTCTCGTTTTGACTGTTTTCTGTCTCGTTCGTTTTGCTTTAAGTTACCAAGAGCTGCGTGCTAAACCTGTTTACTCTGCAGAGCACCCTTAAAAAGAAAGACTGTAAAGAAAGTCAAATGatgttttattacattttaaaagtgACTTTTTGCTTTAATAATTCCTCATTTAAATGCACATTTATCACGTTGTCTGTTCCTCTTATTTGAACGCTTTTAAGTCGTCCTTTGTTCAGCGTTGagtcacaaaacataaataacgtTATTTCTGCAGTTTCCGAGCGTGCTTTCTCTCTCTGAAGAATCGGAATGCTCTCAGTACTTGTTGTAATTGCCTCTAAAAGTTAATGAGGTGAGAAGAGGCTTTAAAAAGAGATCCTCTCCTCTCGGGCACTGCAGGGGGTCTCTCCAAAAGAAAAGTCTACACCCATTTTTTATTGGAGCAAAAAAATTATGAACAGCCTTCATTAATCAGCAGCTCTCCAAAATGAAGGAAGTTAAAGTCATTCTGCGAGCCGGAGGCAATTTATACTTTGTTCTAGTTTCTGATCATTATTCTTCTAAAGAGGACTTTGCTATATTAGAAAGATACATGGGGATTTCATAATGAaagtacggagcccctaaagggtcGCGGAAAAAGTTTCTTGTGCGCACGATATACTTTctcgagaaagttaccggtgagccaaggaggaagtggagcgcacaggagaccaccgtttcattgcagactgttgtgTTGATGTGGGGACATGACAGTGCTGAAAAGGATGTTACATTGTTGTTGCAGTTGTACATAGCCTATCtgaaatgtaatttaggttaacttcctgttttatttagatgcttttattttgaaggcgagtttatgctgttgacaggaagttgttatttatttgagatatatttcaaactctgaCTTCAGTTTAGGGACATGTCGGCCAGAGCTATTTGTTTGAGCACCGGATTgacaaaacaggagagtctgtgaaCCTTGATCTTGGAATTCACTCTCACAGTATCGGCGCGCAGAGAGCTGTGTCTGTTACGCGCCGcgttcactgtgtttaccttcattagaacagctgaatggagatcgaggctgctacgttttaaccacacacacacacacacacacacacacatcgaactgccgtCGTAATGTCCGGTCACCAGGGCGCATGATGTGTacataacccaatttgtgttctgagAAGCTGAAAAGGATGTtacattgttgttgttactttcgttgcagttgtacatAGCCGATGTCtgaaatgtaatttaggttaacttcctgttttatttagatgcttttattttgaaggcgagtttatgctgttgacaggaagttgttgttgctatggaaacaacgtgacggagaaaagtagcggagattaacggagaaaagtaatatctacatataaagacggagaaagtaaaggatagtgtttatggttaagtgttcgctccccccgaagaggctcttacgttgatattggagatttcaataaattcataTCATCAGACACGTCTTCGTCCAATGctacatgatgtgtgtgtgtgtgtgtgtgtgtgtgtgtgtgtgtgtgtgtgtgtgtgtgtgtgtgtgtgtgtgtgtgtgtgtgtgtgtgtgtgtgtgtgtgtgtgtgtgtgtgtgtgtgtgtgtgtgtgtgtgtgtgtgtgtgtgtgtccgacaccgAAAATTGGTTTCAAAgtaccatgaacagtaatttacacacattgttttcccaagtgaaagaagtttgtttaatcttaatctcgatgtagtgctaagtgctgtcggagtgcaccggaacgaacgccACTATCATAATATACTCTGAaaacaaatgcacacacacacacacacacacacacacacacacacacacacacacacacacacacacacaacacacacacacacacacacacacacacacacacacacacacacacacacacacacacacatgccctggtgaccggacatcttcttcataaaactaataatatggcgtaataatcgggcagttcgatgtgtcgAACCATGAGAAAGTCTATCGTGCGACCTTTTGGGGCTTCgtatgaaagtgtgtgtgattgGAGAAATGTGTCTAACATGATGATCTGTTTTTGTGTTTACAGGAACGCCACGCTGACAGTCTGATTCAGAACCAGCATTAccaggtcagtgtgtgtgtgtgtgtgtgtgtgtgtgtgtgtgtgtgtgtgtgtgtgtgtgtgtgtgtgtgtgtgtgtgtgtgtgtgtgtgtgtgtgtgtgtgtgtgtgtgtgtgtgtgtgtgtgtgtgtgtgtgtgtgtgtgtgtgtgtgtgtgtgtgtgtgtgtgtgtgtgtgtgtgtgtgtgtgtgtgtgtgtgtgtgtatgatagGTGGTGACCCTTAACCTTGATGACAGTTATCTTTCCATGCGATAATACTTCTGTGTCAGCATCCCTGGATTAATTTCCTCAGTTTCAAATTAAAACTAATAACAAAAACAAGAAATGTCGTTATTTTGTTCatttcaaaaccttaccttatcCAACTTGAAGAGGTATTGagacaaaagaaagaaaagttgtTATTATTTGATATATGAGTAACATGAGAAATTGATGCCTCTCTTATTTGGTTCAAATGTAGCTATAAACAGGAGACTCTtaacttagcttagcataatgaATGGAAACAGGTGGGAACTGCTAGCGTAGCATATCTAAAGGAAACACACTCCTTAGTTTTAGCACAAACAAAGGTCACCGATAAACACAGTGTTAAAAAGGGTATATAAGGGGAAATGGACTACATCAGAATGCGTTTTTTATGTGGTTGTTTCATCTTTTCTTTGGGGctatatttgtatttctttacgGCGGTTAAACTTCTCGCAGCTGATATTTAGAAATGTTCCGTGTCTTCAGATGAAATTGAAAGTGAGCAGTGTGTTTAAAACTCTTAAGTGAGACACTTGATTGTTCTTGGCCGTGAAGTTattctgatcagattttggggGATTTGTGTTGCGAATAAATGGATATCTTGTGTTCTGACACCTCACgttggcagtgtgtgtgtatgtgtgtgtacagcagtgtgtgtgcatcagtgcgtgtgtgtgtgtgtgtgtgtgtgtgtgtgtgtgtgtgtgtgtgtgtgtgtgtgtgtgtgtgtgtgtgtgtgtgtgtgcatcagtgtgtgtgtgtgtgtgtgtgtgtgcagcgccAGTATTTTGTGTTTGGCAGTGCCGAACGCTGCTTTGATTCCCGTCCATGTTCTGAAGGCTTGCTGCAGGAACGTGCCCTTCACTTTAACTttgagtgtgtggtgtgttcctggcagaggaggagagtgacaggtgttactgtgggaggaagcagtgtgtgtgtgtgtgtgtgtgtgtgtgtgtgtgtgtgtgtgtgtgtgtgtgtgtgtgtgtgtgtgtgtgtgtgtgtgtgtgtgtgtgtgtgtgtgtgtgtgtgtgtgtgtgtgtgtgtgtgtgtgtgtattaccgCCCACTGAGCACCAAATGCTGGATAAATCTCTCTTTGCTCTTTAAATCAAGCCGGGTCATCTGTCTCTTTGGCTGATTACTTAATGAGATAAATAACATTTTAATTCAACGGTTGGGTTTTAATATTCTGTGTTTTGTGGCCAAATTAGCAAGTTCAACACGTAGGATAAGAGTTTTAAACATTaccattttatatatatttataaatatatatgaatTATATGAATTAAATAATGGccattgcatgtatgtatacataatatgtgtatctgtaaagcgctttgagcactgaaaaagcgctataataaatgtaaggaattattattattattataatgaagTTCAAAGACAGTGAAGTAACCATGACAATTGTCTCCAACAGGAAGTGATCCGCAGCCTGGTGAAGAGGTACGTGGCGGCCATGATACGCAGCGCCAAGACGGACGAGGGACTGACGGAGGAAAACTTTAAGGTGGAGTATTTTTAGCTAATAGTTATTAGTTTTACGCTTTTTGTAACAACAATCAAAAAAAGCAATTTTCCTCCAATTTCCTTAAAGGGACACGCTTTAATattcaaacagctctttattcttctcatactgcctgagctgcagcacctcttttcaccctccgtctgaaaccagagcccagtctgctctgattggtcaaacccttagagatgtcccgccccttagcctatcacgtacatcgTGTTGGAGCGCGAGTGTTACACATTGATGTCACTTTGTTCTGGAAGTAAACAACGGAGTCCAACGAGCATATTAAGGTCCCTTTAAATGTTGGTAGAAACATTTAAGGTGCAGCTGTTGTCAGGGAGACGCTAACAAGGGATCCAAATAAGTGGATAAGAAAAGAAATCGGCAACAAAAAGgctgaaacacaaacacacatttaaactgTTTACAAAATGATATAATATTGAATTGGAAACATATtaagaaatattatgtatttcatATCGCTCAGCCGTATCTATATCTGATCtggcatttaaatgtatttacatAATATTTACAATTTCTTTATCCTCTTCATTTCACCTATGATTTTAAACTTCTAACAGCATCGTTAGAAGTTAGCATCGTGTTTACATTCACACCAAAAGGCAGAGCGGCACATTAAGatattaaaacaattatttcacctcctgcccaaaatccacagctcctccgaATACCGAAAAGTCTGTTTCCCATGATGCATCTGGAGCGCTTTGAAGTGGAAAATTCCTTTGGGCTTTAAAAAACGCAAAACCAACATCAGGTGCACATCGGGctgaatcacacacacacacacacacacacacacacacacacacacgtacgtaGAAAAAAGAACAGATTGTTCATGTGTTCAAAATGTGCGTCTAACATCAGCTGCATGAATTAAGGGAATACATTCTGCAGCATTTTGATCCCAGATGGCGagtaaaaaatatatgaagtGATCACATCCTAAAAACTAAAAACATCAAAGTTTACTGGTGCATGGTATTTGGTTTATAACTTGTgactagtgtctctactttaaagagtcctctcctgctgatgttcaggtgtatatcagtatgtagtgtctctactttaaagagtcctctcctgctgatgttcaggtgtatatcagtatgtagtgtctctactttaaagagtcctctcctgctgatgtgcaggtgtatatcagtatgtagtgtctctactttaaagagtcctctcctgctgatgttcatgtgtatatcagtatgtagtgtctctactttaaagagtcctctcctgctgatgttcaggtgtatatcagtatgtagtgtctctacattaaagagtcctctcctgctgatgttcaggtgtatatcagtatgtagtgtctctactttaaagagtcctctcctgctgatgtgcaggtgtatatcagtatgtagtgtctctactttaaagagtcctctcctgctgatgttcaggtgtatatcagtatgtagtgtctctactttaaagagtcctctcctgctgatgttcaggtgtatatcagtatgtagtgtctctactttaaagagccctctcctgctgatgttcaggtgtatatcagtatgtagtgtctctactttaaagagtcctctcctgctgatgttcaggtgtatatcagtgtgtagtgtctctactttaaagagtcctctcctgctgatgttcaggtgtatatcagtatgtagtgtctctactctaaagagtcctctcctgctgatgttcaggtgtatatcagtgtgtagtgtctctactttaaagagtcctctcctgctgatgttcaggtgtatatcagtatgtagtgtctctactttaaagagtcctctcctgctgatgttcaggtgtatatcagtatgtagtgtctctactttaaagagtcctctcctgctgatgttcaggtgtatatcagtatgtagtgtcttcatgctttaatgttcaaaaagctctttattgttatcatactgtctgtgctgcagcacctctgttcaccctctgtctgaaaccagagcccagtatgctctgattggttagccggccagctctgttgtgatgggtcaaccgcttagagatgtcccgccccttatcacgtacaatgtgttttttaaatcattaGTTAAATCTCTCCTTTAAATAAAATAGGCCTTTTATttgatggtggagtatttccCTCCTCTCTCTTCAGTCTCTACTTCCTCCATttgtcctccctcctcctcgTCTCCTTGACCTTTACCTTCCTCTCCTCAGCACCTCCTCCTGAGTCCTTAACTCCTCTTCACCTTCTGCCTCTTATTATTGATGTCTCACCTTCCCTCTTTCCTCACCCTCCTCACTTCCTCTCTGTTAtttcatttcagttttttcGCCTGAATGTAAGAATACttattgtctctctctctctctctctctctctctctctctctctctctctctctctctctctccctctctccaggAGTTGAAGCAGGACATCTCCAGTTTCCGATACGAAGTCCTGGATCTCCTCGGTAACCGTCGTCCTCCCCGGCGACAGTACTCCTCGTCCAGCGAGACGACGAGAGACGACGGCGCCGCGGCGTCAGAAGACGACAGCGAATCAGGCGACGGCTGCTCGAGCCAGAGGTCAAAGGGCGTGACCTTCATGACGCCAatggaggacgaggaggacgaGAAGAGGACGTCGCCAACGATCGGCGTGTCCGAGTTGGTGCGCTCGATCTCGGGCATGACGAGGATAGAAGGAGTGGGCGATggcgaggaggaagaggaggaagtggaggaagaagaggaagaggacggGAAACCAAAGAGCAATGGGCTAAAAACGGCCGTCGTCCCtcattcctcctcctccccttcgtctttctcctcaactttcTCCTCGTCGTTCTCCCGCACGAGGAGTCGCCTGCAGCGCCTGGCTCCCGGGTCGAAAACGGACTCCTTCAAACGCCTGTCCTTCCTGTTTTCCCGCTCAAAACGCCGAGCCCCGCCCACGCCGTTGCAGTCCTCCTCGTCGTCCTACACCATCTCAGACGGGTTCCTGCGCCCCCTGCGGAGCCACGACTTCGACCTGGACGACGTGTCGAGGAGCGAGACGCGTCTGCACGAACTGGGACGCCGTCGACGGTCGGGCGACCTCATCATCGGCGACCCGGCGTTCTCCCCGCGGAGGACGAACGGGGGGCGGGACTCCCTCCTcttgcccctcccccctccgtgCCCCTGCCAATCACTGCACTGCGCTTCCAACATGTCAGAATCCAGCTCCCGCCTCCTGGACTCCAGCGAGGACGTTTTCCAGGGCGAAGGAGGAGCAGGTGGAGGTGTGGAGGAAGGAGGAGGTGGGGGTGGGGTCGGGGTGATGATGGTGATGGGCGGGTGGGTTGGACCGTGCGGTGATGATGTCATCGGGGACAGCTGTGATGTCATAGAGGAATCTGTCACCACGCAGCTATAGAAGGGACGGACAAAACTGTTGTTTttccttttgtttttgttttgtttttaaaaatggCGTTCGGAGGgacggagagagacagagagagaggaggcgGCGGAATGTTCTAGAACTCGAAGGGATGCGGGGTTCCGGAACCCTTCTGTGCGCGCTGGGGATTCTAGAATGCAACGATTCCAGAGATCAAAGGACGTTTTTGATAATTATTTTGGCGAGGAAAGATGGCATTCACTCTACGGAAGGTTCTAGAACTCTACGGAATGTTCTAGAACTCACTCTACGGAAGGTTCTAGAACTCTACGGAATGTTCTAGAACTCACTCTACGGAAGGTTCTAGAACTCTACGGAATGTTCTAGAACTCACTCTACGGAAAGTTCTAGAACTCTACGGAATGTTCTAGAACTCACTCTACGGAAGGTTCTAGAATTCTACGGAATGTTCTAGAACTGAGGCGTGAATAAACGGGTTCCGGAACCCCTCCGCGTGCGCTGAGGATTCTAGAATGCAACGATTCCGAAGAAAATAACAAAGGGATGTTTCTTTCGATGGTGGTGGGTTTTTTGAGGGGGAAAGGCAAATGGTGGATGTTCATAAAGACAGTTTGACACATCATTATCCACAATGTTCATTATAAAAAGAACATTATAGAGAGGAAACAAGCTAGCAGGCACTATGCTCAGAGAGATAGCGGCTAACCACAATAAAGCAATATACCGTGCACGATTTGAGTTTGGGTGCAGTCATAGTGTTGAAAACAGAGTTAGTTTCATATGTTTACATCCCCTGCTGGCTTGCACCGCGACAGCTGTCTGTGACGTTACAAAATCAGCAGTAAACAAGGTTGAAACTATTTGAACTTTATTTTTTCTATTTGAGCGGTGCAAGACGCAGAGGGTAGCACTTCTGCTCTCTAAATAAAAACGCAGCGGCATCGTAGAGACGTTTCACTATCATGTGAATGCAGCTTTAGCTAGCAGGTGCCATAGCGAGAGAGATAACAAGCTAACCGCTACTTAGTGAGCTAACTAGCTAGAGAGTTCAGGAGTTACCAAAGTAAACCGCTCGTCGGCTATCTAACTTGCTCGTGAGGTATTTCAAAAGAGATTCATGACATCCATTAACTGTAAAAACATTAAgtatacatttaatttagctTCGATGTTGCATTCAGTCTCGTTTCCTTAGCCTTTCTCATGTTCTACCCTTTACCTGGAGTAAGGCTAACAATATAGCATTTTTACAACATAATTATTGTGGCTACAAAGATGTGCAGTAACTATATTATCACAGTatctaaaaacaaaaaataatgcTATCAGTCAATTTCATATTTTACTTGAtttaaatgtgctttttatCCGTTTCGCTAATTAATTTTTGCTTTGTGCTTCAGAGAAACAGAGCGGTTTATTGGCGATGGATTATGTAATGTGTATTCTTACAATGATATCAacattgtattttttaaataatatataatatcatATATAAGATACCATCACAGAAATAGATTTTCTCATCTCCTTTTTATTCACAATATGACGCCAAACTTGTCTTTATCAACCTCGGCCATTTCCCACGCTGACCACGACAGAAGAAGAAAGGAGGATATTTAAATCGAGGGTTCAACTTTTTTCCTCTTTCCTCCAAACACGCATGATTACCACGGATTTACAAGTAGCCAAAGTGACTTTTCTGTTTGGTTTTTCAACACTTGATTTCCTCTTTCCCTTTAACCAAACTCCAAATCTGCAGCGGGATTAAACCGTCCACTGGAACCCACTTTACCTTCGGATGGAAAGGGATGAAAATGCAACTTAAAATCAGCAAAATGGAACGGGACAAATGGAATAAAACCTTTGATGGATTTATCCGAAATCTCTGGGAATTATCGAGCGTCGCTGTGGATAGCctgcaccctctctctctgcttcAACAAGGGCCAAGGAACTTTCTTTTATCCTAATAACAGTTAtactagtaataataataataacaataagagACTTTAATAATAGTAACGAGGACTATTCTGGTTTCTTACGACTGTCTTTGCTTCTCTTTGAGTTGCCTACGTTTACCCTGGCTTCTCGTTCAGCTCTTCCTTAATAAGTACACTTTAACCTgatgaatacaaatatttattgtgaggaggaggaggggtgaTGATGTGTGAATGGGTGGAAATAAAAAGGGGGAGGAAATAACGGGAAAGAGACGCCTTTCTATCTGGGAAATCTATTTTAAAAAGGGAAATTGCACCAGAATTTCatcatgattttttttttttaaacagttgGCATGAGCAGAGGCTGTTGAATTTGTACTCTGCTTTATATAAAAACTGTCAGAGGAGAAAGT is part of the Pseudochaenichthys georgianus unplaced genomic scaffold, fPseGeo1.2 scaffold_1286_arrow_ctg1, whole genome shotgun sequence genome and harbors:
- the LOC117440870 gene encoding short transient receptor potential channel 5-like — translated: MILPWVVGFIWAEIKEMWDGGFTEYIHDWWNLMDFAMNSLYLATISLKIVAYFKYNSSRPREEWEMWHPTLIAEALFAIANIFSSLRLISLFTANSHLGPLQISLGRMLLDILKFLFIYCLVLLAFANGLNQLYFYYETKASEEPNNCKGIRCERQNNAFSTLFETLQSLFWSIFGLLNLYVTNVKARHEFTEFVGATMFGTYNVISLVVLLNMLIAMMNNSYQLIADHADIEWKFARTKLWMSYFDEGGTLPPPFNIIPSPKSILFLLLWLHNKLCRGGGPAGEHSHKCENLREFTERHADSLIQNQHYQEVIRSLVKRYVAAMIRSAKTDEGLTEENFKELKQDISSFRYEVLDLLGNRRPPRRQYSSSSETTRDDGAAASEDDSESGDGCSSQRSKGVTFMTPMEDEEDEKRTSPTIGVSELVRSISGMTRIEGVGDGEEEEEEVEEEEEEDGKPKSNGLKTAVVPHSSSSPSSFSSTFSSSFSRTRSRLQRLAPGSKTDSFKRLSFLFSRSKRRAPPTPLQSSSSSYTISDGFLRPLRSHDFDLDDVSRSETRLHELGRRRRSGDLIIGDPAFSPRRTNGGRDSLLLPLPPPCPCQSLHCASNMSESSSRLLDSSEDVFQGEGGAGGGVEEGGGGGGVGVMMVMGGWVGPCGDDVIGDSCDVIEESVTTQL